In one window of Gossypium hirsutum isolate 1008001.06 chromosome A01, Gossypium_hirsutum_v2.1, whole genome shotgun sequence DNA:
- the LOC107917808 gene encoding aspartic proteinase oryzasin-1 isoform X2, translating into MDAQYFGEIGIGTPPQNFTVIFDTGSSNLWVPSSKCYFSIACYFHSRYKSSHSSTYNANGKPADIKYGTGQISGFFSEDHVTVGDLVVKNQEFIEATSEPSLTFLLAKFDGILGLGFQEISVGNAVPVWYNMVNQGLVKEPVFSFWLSRNSEDNLGGELVFGGMDPKHFKGNHTYVPVRQKGYWQFDMGDFLIGNETTGFCAGGCSAIADSGTSLLAGPTGIIAQINHAIGASGVVSQECKAVVSEYGEKILDMLLAKDEPKKICSQIGLCLFDGTQGVSMGIESIVNENAGKASGSLRDAMCSTCEMAVIWMQNQLKQNQTEDHIIDYVNELCDRLPSPMGESSIDCKSLSSMPSVSFTIAGKLFELRPEQYVMKVGEGDGAQCISGFTALDVPPPRGPLWILGDVFMGQFHTVFDYGNMQIGFAEAA; encoded by the exons ATGGATGCTCAGTACTTTGGTGAAATTGGTATTGGCACGCCTCCACAGAACTTCACTGTAATTTTTGACACTGGGAGTTCTAATTTGTGGGTGCCTTCATCTAAGTGTTATTTCTCG ATAGCTTGCTATTTCCATTCAAGATATAAATCAAGCCACTCAAGTACCTACAATGCTAATG GTAAACCTGCGGATATTAAATATGGTACTGGACAAATTTCTGGATTCTTTAGTGAGGACCATGTAACAGTTGGTGATCTTGTAGTTAAAAATCAG GAATTTATTGAGGCAACAAGTGAGCCCAGCTTAACATTCTTGCTTGCCAAATTCGATGGTATACTTGGTCTTGGATTTCAAGAGATTTCAGTAGGAAATGCTGTGCCTGTGTG GTACAATATGGTCAACCAAGGTCTTGTTAAGGAACCGGTTTTTTCATTTTGGCTTAGCCGCAACTCCGAAGATAATCTTGGTGGGGAATTGGTATTTGGCGGGATGGATCCTAAACATTTCAAGGGGAATCACACTTATGTTCCTGTAAGACAGAAAGGATACTGGCAG TTTGATATGGGTGATTTCCTGATTGGTAATGAAACAACAG GATTTTGTGCCGGTGGCTGCAGTGCTATTGCTGATTCAGGGACTTCTTTGTTGGCTGGTCCTACG GGTATTATTGCTCAAATCAATCATGCTATTGGAGCATCTGGGGTTGTAAGTCAAGAATGCAAGGCTGTAGTTTCTGAATACGGAGAGAAGATACTTGATATGCTATTAGCGAAG GATGAACCGAAGAAAATCTGCTCACAAATTGGTCTATGCTTATTTGATGGAACTCAAGGTGTAAG TATGGGGATTGAAAGCATTGTGAATGAGAATGCTGGAAAAGCCTCTGGCAGTTTACGCGATGCTATGTGTTCTACATGTGAGATGGCAGTTATATGGATGCAAAACCAGCTTAAGCAGAACCAGACAGAGGACCATATAATTGACTATGTCAATGAG CTCTGTGATCGATTGCCTAGTCCAATGGGAGAATCAAGTATTGACTGTAAAAGTCTATCTTCTATGCCCAGCGTCTCTTTCACAATTGCTGGAAAGTTATTTGAGCTCCGTCCTGAGCAG TATGTCATGAAAGTGGGCGAGGGAGATGGGGCTCAATGCATTAGTGGATTCACTGCTCTGGATGTACCACCTCCTCGCGGACCTCTCTG GATCCTGGGTGATGTATTTATGGGCCAGTTCCATACAGTATTTGACTATGGGAACATGCAAATTGGATTTGCTGAGGCTGCATAA
- the LOC107917808 gene encoding aspartic proteinase isoform X1 — MGTIVKTTVVTVFLCLLFPIVFSTSNDGLFRIGLKKRKFDRNNLLAAQLDSKEGEALRGSFRKYLHGNLQESKDIDIVALKNYMDAQYFGEIGIGTPPQNFTVIFDTGSSNLWVPSSKCYFSIACYFHSRYKSSHSSTYNANGKPADIKYGTGQISGFFSEDHVTVGDLVVKNQEFIEATSEPSLTFLLAKFDGILGLGFQEISVGNAVPVWYNMVNQGLVKEPVFSFWLSRNSEDNLGGELVFGGMDPKHFKGNHTYVPVRQKGYWQFDMGDFLIGNETTGFCAGGCSAIADSGTSLLAGPTGIIAQINHAIGASGVVSQECKAVVSEYGEKILDMLLAKDEPKKICSQIGLCLFDGTQGVSMGIESIVNENAGKASGSLRDAMCSTCEMAVIWMQNQLKQNQTEDHIIDYVNELCDRLPSPMGESSIDCKSLSSMPSVSFTIAGKLFELRPEQYVMKVGEGDGAQCISGFTALDVPPPRGPLWILGDVFMGQFHTVFDYGNMQIGFAEAA; from the exons ATGGGGACGATAGTTAAAACTACTGTTGTCACTGTTTTTCTTTGTCTTCTGTTTCCTATTGTCTTTTCCACATCCAATGACGGATTGTTCAGAATTGGACTGAAGAAGAGAAAGTTTGATCGCAACAATCTGTTAGCTGCCCAACTTGATTCCAAGGAAGGAGAAGCGTTGAGAGGTTCTTTTAGAAAGTATCTTCATGGCAACTTACAAGAGTCAAAGGATATTGATATAGTGGCACTAAAGAACTACATGGATGCTCAGTACTTTGGTGAAATTGGTATTGGCACGCCTCCACAGAACTTCACTGTAATTTTTGACACTGGGAGTTCTAATTTGTGGGTGCCTTCATCTAAGTGTTATTTCTCG ATAGCTTGCTATTTCCATTCAAGATATAAATCAAGCCACTCAAGTACCTACAATGCTAATG GTAAACCTGCGGATATTAAATATGGTACTGGACAAATTTCTGGATTCTTTAGTGAGGACCATGTAACAGTTGGTGATCTTGTAGTTAAAAATCAG GAATTTATTGAGGCAACAAGTGAGCCCAGCTTAACATTCTTGCTTGCCAAATTCGATGGTATACTTGGTCTTGGATTTCAAGAGATTTCAGTAGGAAATGCTGTGCCTGTGTG GTACAATATGGTCAACCAAGGTCTTGTTAAGGAACCGGTTTTTTCATTTTGGCTTAGCCGCAACTCCGAAGATAATCTTGGTGGGGAATTGGTATTTGGCGGGATGGATCCTAAACATTTCAAGGGGAATCACACTTATGTTCCTGTAAGACAGAAAGGATACTGGCAG TTTGATATGGGTGATTTCCTGATTGGTAATGAAACAACAG GATTTTGTGCCGGTGGCTGCAGTGCTATTGCTGATTCAGGGACTTCTTTGTTGGCTGGTCCTACG GGTATTATTGCTCAAATCAATCATGCTATTGGAGCATCTGGGGTTGTAAGTCAAGAATGCAAGGCTGTAGTTTCTGAATACGGAGAGAAGATACTTGATATGCTATTAGCGAAG GATGAACCGAAGAAAATCTGCTCACAAATTGGTCTATGCTTATTTGATGGAACTCAAGGTGTAAG TATGGGGATTGAAAGCATTGTGAATGAGAATGCTGGAAAAGCCTCTGGCAGTTTACGCGATGCTATGTGTTCTACATGTGAGATGGCAGTTATATGGATGCAAAACCAGCTTAAGCAGAACCAGACAGAGGACCATATAATTGACTATGTCAATGAG CTCTGTGATCGATTGCCTAGTCCAATGGGAGAATCAAGTATTGACTGTAAAAGTCTATCTTCTATGCCCAGCGTCTCTTTCACAATTGCTGGAAAGTTATTTGAGCTCCGTCCTGAGCAG TATGTCATGAAAGTGGGCGAGGGAGATGGGGCTCAATGCATTAGTGGATTCACTGCTCTGGATGTACCACCTCCTCGCGGACCTCTCTG GATCCTGGGTGATGTATTTATGGGCCAGTTCCATACAGTATTTGACTATGGGAACATGCAAATTGGATTTGCTGAGGCTGCATAA
- the LOC107917099 gene encoding probable WRKY transcription factor 31 produces the protein MEPVDPHIVSLVQSSDGIKRVVNEMDFFAHDRSSKQHDKADYDVHHHHVKTESEHHGADQDDDVNTGLNLLTTNTASEKSSVAGDGITSSQNLKEKQRVNQLADIRAELDRINAENQRLKLTLNQVNSNYYALQMHLVSLTQRHRNRIAESSEANTQMNRPIEEKKHGEGMVARQFMDLVQTETKAEKDELSESSSEDRCQELSGSPGNTIVESMERRQKNNKSRNQREDTPEGLPHPAGWLPNKGPKFNTSKDNEQAQQTMAMIRKARVSVRARSEASMISDGCQWRKYGQKMAKGNPCPRAYYRCTMATGCPVRKQVQRCAEDRTILVTTYEGNHNHPLPPAAMAMASTTSAAASTLLSGSMPSADHGIMNSNIVPKGMLPGSPNLITLSASAPFPTVTLDLTHPPNQRPLHQLHPLSPNWPHNISSLPAHLLGHPIYNQSKLLGTYLSSQGNNELPVHLSQNQMQGHPMVDTAATAAAITADPNFTAALVAAITSIIGNSHRDNSGNNNSTTSRNTGDNNT, from the exons ATGGAGCCCGTTGATCCTCATATCGTTTCTCTGGTTCAGTCGTCAGATGGGATAAAACGAGTAGTCAACGAGATGGACTTCTTTGCCCATGACCGATCTTCCAAACAACACGATAAGGCTGATTATGATGTTCATCATCATCATGTGAAGACAGAAAGTGAACATCATGGAGCAGACCAAGATGATGATGTAAAT ACTGGTTTAAATCTCTTGACAACTAATACTGCAAGTGAGAAATCATCAGTTGCTGGTGATGGAATTACATCATCACAGAATCTGAAAGAGAAACAAAGGGTAAATCAG ttagcagatatccGAGCTGAATTAGATCGAATAAACGCAGAAAATCAACGTTTGAAACTCACTCTTAATCAGGTGAATAGCAACTACTATGCTTTACAGATGCATCTCGTTTCATTGACGCAACGACACCGAAACCGAATAGCTGAAAGTTCAGAAGCTAATACTCAG ATGAATAGACCAATAGAAGAGAAAAAACATGGTGAAGGTATGGTGGCAAGGCAATTCATGGATCTGGTTCAAACAGAAACAAAGGCTGAAAAAGATGAGCTTTCAGAATCTTCTTCAGAGGATCGATGTCAGGAGTTATCAGGTTCGCCTGGGAACACCATTGTTGAGTCTATGGAGAGAAGACAAAAGAACAATAAAAGCAGGAATCAAAGAGAAGATACCCCTGAAGGCCTTCCTCATCCTGCAGGGTGGTTACCTAACAAAGGTCCCAAGTTCAATACCTCAAAGGATAATGAACAAGCACAACAGACCATGGCCATGATTAGAAAAGCTCGTGTCTCGGTTCGAGCTCGATCCGAAGCATCAATG ATATCTGACGGTTGTCAATGGAGAAAATATGGGCAGAAGATGGCAAAAGGAAACCCTTGCCCTCGAGCTTACTACCGTTGCACCATGGCTACTGGTTGTCCAGTTCGCAAACAA GTGCAAAGGTGTGCGGAGGATCGAACCATCCTTGTTACAACATATGAAGGAAACCATAACCATCCACTACCACCAGCTGCCATGGCAATGGCATCAACAACATCAGCGGCAGCATCGACGCTACTATCTGGATCAATGCCTAGTGCAGATCATGGGATTATGAACTCGAATATCGTCCCAAAAGGGATGCTTCCTGGTTCACCAAATTTGATCACCCTTTCAGCTTCAGCACCATTTCCTACTGTCACGTTGGACCTCACTCATCCCCCTAATCAAAGGCCATTACACCAACTTCATCCCCTTTCTCCAAATTGGCCTCACAATATTTCAAGTTTGCCGGCTCACCTGCTTGGCCACCCAATTTACAACCAATCCAAGCTTTTGGGCACTTACCTTAGCTCTCAAGGAAACAATGAACTCCCCGTCCATTTATCTCAAAATCAAATGCAGGGGCACCCCATGGTTGATACGGCTGCAACAGCTGCCGCCATTACAGCCGATCCCAACTTCACCGCAGCACTGGTTGCGGCCATTACTTCCATTATCGGCAATTCTCATCGAGACAATAGTGGTAATAACAATAGCACAACTTCAAGAAACACCGGAGACAACAATACTTAA